The nucleotide window GCTTATGGAACTTCACATCAATGTGTTTGATCCTGTATGATACATTTGATTCTTTTATAGTCTAACGACACTTTGACTGTCATATTTTAAATGGATAAATTGAGAAATTGAGAGTGAGAAATAAATGGAAAAAACCAAGTGAAATGTAAGAAATCATCAATGCAACACATGatatttataactattaaatGAAGTTTTGAATATGACCCCATACATCAAAATGAGCATGCCAAAGAGAGTGAGATGACCTAGATTGGGTAGGAGGATGAGGAAAACAATTGTGTCTTCTTATCACTCTCATTTCAAGGCTGCAGGTGGAGGTGGAGTTGTATCAAGGGCAAGATCAAGTTGTCCCTCATGGGATACCAAGAGACTATGTAGGGCATCATGAGTCAGTGGTTGGGTTTGGGTATGGACAAATATGGCTCGGTGTTACTCGGTGTTAGAATTTGGCTCACCGACTGCTTGAAGTTGATCATAGATGGAAACAACCTATTGTATAAACTCCATAACCGATCGATTGCCCTTTCGGATGGCTTGAAGTTGCATACGAAGAGAGGCAACTCAAGCAATAGATTGAGCAGCGTAGGATGCAGCAAGGTAAGACCAAACAGAAGCAGAAGTAGATATTCGAACTTGCTTTAAGATACAAGCTTAGTAAATATATCAACAAGTTGTGCATTTCCATCGCAATGTGTTATATATATCTGATTGTTGCTCTTAGCTTCTCGCACAACATGGTACTTGATTTTAATATGCTTCATCTTTCCATGATTCACTTGATTATCCGTGATTTCCACAGCTGGCTAATGATCAAAATAGCTAACCGCGAGATTCACTTGTTCTTTTCCAAAATCAGAGAGAACCTTTCTAATCCAAGGCCCTTGATTTGTTGTAGCAGCAACGACTACGTATTCTGCTTCACATGTTGACTGAGTTATAATGTCCTATTTTTTGGAGGCCAATAAAACAACCCGGTTCCCCGGATAAAACAATAACATTCAATACTCTCCATGTCGTCAACACGTTTGCCCCTATTATTATCCATGAATTCTTGGAGTTCTAATTTACCCGGCTTGTCAAATCAAATGCCAAACTCCACTGTCCCAGATTTGACTAGGACAGTGCATGAATCGTGACAACATCCTAGTAGTAAACATAATGTCTGGTCGAGTTGCTATAAGGTATGAAGACTTCCCTTAATGTTTCAATAAATGGATAGATTAACAGGCTCCAACCCATCCTTCTCACTAAACTTTGCATTCTAAACTATAAGTGTTGGTACTAGATTGCATAATTATTTCCATCTTGAATTTCTTCAATAAGTCCTGCGCATATTTCTCTTGACTAATGAATATTCCAGTTGGTAATTGAGAGATCTCCATCCTGAGTAAATAATGCATGTCCCGTAGGTCTGTCATCTCAAATTCAGAGTTCATCTCCTTCTTGAACTGAGTAATGTCATCTGAATTTTCTCCTGTGACTAACAAGCCATCGACATACAATGACACAATGATTTCAGCCGCGTTTTTCTACTTGAGAATATAAAGTGTTGCATTAATCGACTacatatgataaatataaagttaaaatagTATAGAaagactttaaaattttaacattttaaattaatttgaaaagagCTTATGGAAAAGATCTAACAGTAAGTTTCTAATCATACACAAAAAATCACTCacttaaaatatcatatttactttttaatatataatcatgtatttttaaaaaattaataataattataatttttttgcatacaattataaaaaaaaaaaagaatttaattaagatataCTTCATCATGCTGGTTATATTTAGATCATTGCAAAGAAATTATTTCTTCCTGCACGATCTTTCCTTGATTGAAAATTatgtctaattttaattatttcttaatattattcCCATTTATTGCTTTTTTATGGAAACATCTATACGGTATTAGAATATAATCTTTTAGTCAGATCCCACGTTTCGATTTTGATTACAACCAAAAACTCATTATTCAAAGTCTTATTTAAGATTGGATTCCAATCAAGCTACTCCaccttaaatttgaatttagatcaAACAAATCGGGTTCGAATTAAAGATTAAACTCAACTTCATAcaaaaatcaagtttgaacttatttaaatattcaagtttaaattaactCTAATCGAATATAAAACTAAGGTTTTTTAAAGTCAAGTTTAAGCCTTAACTCGTTGATCTCTAGATGAAATCcaactttaatattattttagaattaaaaataaaagaatttgaacGTGAGACAATACGTGGTTACATCATATTACTACAGTTTGAGCGTTGACGAAAACTCAGCAACTACAGCATTGGAGTTTACATCCAGATGAAACTTGAAtctgagaaataaaaattatatttctacgaaagaatcaaatcaaatgaaatcaaactatttattaTCTCATCTGATCTGGGTTTGCATTGATTCACCAGAAATCCGGATTACTTGCATGTCATTCAGATTATTAGTCTCATTTTCTTTCGAAATTAGATGACCATGTGCGCAATAGCAATAATCAATAACAAGGAGCCAGCTGTTCCATTTGGATTCAGTGAAGCgaaattcttttatctattttataattataaattgttgTAAATGTTATCTTAAAGTGAACGAGTGCATctacaaatattattattatagatgCATGATctacatgaaaaatattatatttcatgCAAACTTGAAGTTTCCTCTTATAAATACCCTACTATAGGTCACATATTCTTCACAAATTAACTAGACTCTCTAAATCCTAATATTTTCGGAGGTTTtgttaagaaatattttatggGTTCATCGAAAAGAGTTGCTTTGGCATTTCTTCTCTTGTTGGCTTTGGAGCtaacttcaatttcttcctcatCAGCACAGAATGAGAAGGAGGAAAAACAATGCAGCAAGGTTGGAGCACATTTACATTGTGAAGACACGTGGGAGAAGGCGGCTAAGGGTAAAGAATTAGGTAATGGCGACCAAGGCTGCTGCAAGTACCTTAAACAATTTGATGCTAGCGAAGCTGCTTCATGTCTCTGCAATGTTGTTTCTAATACAGAGAAGGAAAAGGATAATCTTGCTGACACTTTAAACACAGTGCTCAAAGCCTGTGAGATTGATTACCCCGTCCCTACTACCTACAAGTGCTCGAAAGAATAGTGTTGGTTGATTTATCAATGATATCTAATCcttgaataataatgaaatgtTTTCCATTTCATCAGgttataatttatgtatcaaTAATTGAAGATGTTTCAGATGATCAGATCATCACTTATCAATGTACTGAAATATTCTTCTTAATAAATTAAGTATCATTTCAACATGCATGTTTATAAGCTTTTCGTTGAGATAATCTATATAAAgactttataaaatatcaaatttgataattaaaaaaattaataataagaactTGAAATGAGTTGTAAActtgtacataatttagatttgacatagatataataataataataataataataataacaacaataataaaatttatgtgaCTTGCATTAGATTAAAAGCATCCAAAGTTTGGATAAAACTTTGAttacccattttaaatatacaaatatgtatatgcttatatatatcatcacatgattgagtgattctgtattaataataaagtattacCCAATCATGTAATGACACACATAAGTGTTTATATATTTGGGTAcctaaaatgaatatacataatattgatCTCGAAGTTTTATCTAGCATCatgtatatatagtataatTTTAAGCGTGAAacattatcttatattttggatgttatttttgtaagaaaagaaaattttacagTCAAGTTTTTCACTAAGTacttaatatatacataaatgtaCATATTAAGTACATATTATAAATCAATTATGGTTTCAAAATATCTTAAAGAAAAAGTGTATCTTTCAAAATATTGTGAGTTTGATAGTTTATTGTTCTTTGGAATCAATAAAACTACgttcataaataatatacacaaactcatatataaataataatatattatcatatgattgaataattttaaattatagctaaaataatattcaattatataataacatattaccctttttgcatattatttatgcatatagtgttacttatttgaaattttgatgttCAACTTTTGGACTTTtcaataaataagagaaaatataaataaataaatatcgtTGAGCTTTTTTTCTCCCTTCTAGTTATATAGAAAAAGAATTTTCGATTTATAATTAGTTGAAAGAAATATAAGTTAATTCAGTAATTATTGACTATTAACAACTCTCAAACAAACCCTCTCTCTATGTAGCCTAAACCTAAaagtttacttttaatttttttttttaaaagtgttattgcaatcataatttatattataaactctACCtataaatttaatctattaaaattttttaaatatacatatgtcAAAATAAACCCcatcatttaacaaataataattttatttttactatttattttatactttctcaatcctataaatatttttaaatattaatcaagtaatatagagttgtgcaaaaaaaaaaaaaaaatggcataGCTACAAATGCGCCAATCAAAAAGTTAGAAATACTtagatatgataaaatatatctaaaataacttaatgtttatatatttttatcaaactcATTTTATCttgattattttagaataaaattaaatttattatgtaaaataggaaatagaaaatttaaattaatagcaAAAGATATATTCCAAATAAATAGTGTAAATACTTTTGAAActtattttgtcaattttataaagaataaaactGTAATGaatgacaacaaaaaaaaaataattggaatCCGTTACAGTAAATGGTTAGGATAATAGTATCgctcaaataattgaataattttgaataattaaaataatttcgtAAATCTTTCATCCATAGACTGGTGATGGATGAATCAAACACGATATATCAACtctaaataagaaaacaaatcacatataataaaaaaaaaaaattacaattttactaGGTAAGAATTAACCCTCGCATATCAATTCCTCTCTAAAATAATTGAGGAAGTGTAATTTTACTTGGGGGAAGAGGGTTAATTTTATTGCctaaattttaatgcaaatataaatacacactttttttataaataaaattaaccatCATCCCCCTCATGGCCCCCAAAATAATCTCTTCAGTTTTCAATTCGCATTCAAGAGTTGGAGAGGAATTTGAGTTCTTCTTGACTtctgatttaattaattttatttaactcttGTAGGATTTATCCTGATCTTAGTTTACCTGAGTTTTACATGGTTTTGCCATTCCAGGCACTAAATCATGACACAAGTAGAAAACGAAACACAAAATAATGAACTTCCAATCACTTCCACCGCAGCCAACACAACCAAACCAAAATCCAAGAAACTGACACTAATCCCTCTCATTTTCCTCATCTATTTTGAGGTGGCTGGTGGCCCTTATGGCGAAGAGCCTGCCGTAGAAGCAGCTGGACCTCTTTTGGCCCTTCTTGGCTTCCCGATCTTTCCATTCATTTGGAGTGTCCCTGAAGCTCTAATCACCGCCGAGCTCTGCACCGCCTTTCCGGGAGACGGTGGCTTTGTCATATGGGATCACCAGGCCTTCGGACCCTTTGCTGGATCCCTGATGGGTTCCTGGAAATTCCTGAGCGGAGTCATAAACATTGCATCTTTTCCAGTGCTTTGCATAAACTACTTGAAGAATGTTATCCCTGCCCTGGAATCAGGATGGCCGAGAAGTATAGCAATTATGGTATCAACCTGTGTCCTATCTTTTGTCAACTACACAGGATTAACTATCGTTGGTTATGTTGCTGTTTTGTTGGGAATTGTCTCTCTTTCTCCTTTCATATTAATGTCTCTGATTTCCATCCCAAAAATTCAGCCCCATAGATGGCTGAGTTTGGGCCAAAAGGGGGTGAAAAAAGATTGGAACTTGTTCTTCAACACCCTCTTTTGAAACTTGAATTTTTGGGATAGTGTCAGTACTTCAGCTGGAGAAGTAGATAAGCCTCAGAAAACATTCCCTAAAGCGCTTCTAGTGGCAGTGACTTTCACTTGTTTAGCCTATTTTATCCCACTTTTTGCCGTCATTGGAGCTGTTTCCGTAGATCAAAGTGAATGGCAAACCGGGTTCCATGCCACTGCAGCTGAAATAATCGCAGGAAAATGGCTAAAATATTGGATCAAAGTCGGGGCACTGCTGTCCACAATTGGGCTGTTTGAGGCTCAATTAAGCAGCTGTGCATATCAGCTTTTGGGCATGGCGGATTTGGGGTCTTTACCAAAATTCTTTGCTTTAAGATCAAAGCGGTTTGACACTCCATGGTTGGGAATTTTGATGTCAACACTGATTGCACTTGGGGTCTCATACTTGAAGTTCACTGACATAATTTCATCAGCCAATGTTTTGTACAGTTTAGGGATGTTGCTAGAATTTGCCTCATTTTTATGGCTGAGGAGGAAGTTGCCGCAGTTGCATAGGCCCTTCAGAGTGCCAATGAGGCTGCCGGCATTGGTGGTTTTGAGTATAATTCCATGCGGGTTTTGATTTTTGCAATTGCAACAAAGACTCTGTATTTGGTGAGTGGTTTGATGAAGTTTCTGAAGTCAAAGAATGTGCTCAAGTTCAATAATGGTGATGGAGTagctgaagttgaagagtgatTTCTGGCATTCTCATTAAAAAAGAACTTGTGAAGAAGTTTAGTAATTATATTAGCCATGTTTGAAAGTCACACACATGCAGAGCATTGGAATAttattgttggttttttttttccctaattttggaataatattattttccaaaGATATTTTCTATTCCTAATTTTGGATGAGTCATGGACAATTCAACTTacttatttgaaattttgatttaattagtattaattaaCATCAATTAGGAGGTTACCTTAGCATTTATCATGTACTTGTCCATATGATTTTGATTGACGAAGTATTGAAATTGTATAAAGTATTAATGACTCTACAACTTAAAGTGTTAATTTCttgatcaataaaatttttagtatacaaatatatatatatatatttatatgtattatcatataattaaataattttaaatttaaaataaaattatatttaattatataataatatatataaatatataaaaatttatataaaaaaaagggaatgTATAAGATTGCCCTTTTACAATCTCTTCACGGAAGTTTTTGCATTGCTAAGTTCTACACGGAAGTTATTCTTCTACCATTCAACAAAAGGCGGAATGACTATGTCctacccaaactttgatgaaagcAATTTTTGCatctttatatttgaaattttcatttttcaacctATCATTTAATTGTCGTTCAAGAAAATCGCTCATTGAAAAGGACGGAAaagttattttatctaaattctttaaaattctaaaatgttCTAACTGTTGTGACTtgaagtctcacatcgctcTCGTACAGTCcactgagcgtgtatataggcaggggtcagaagcccttaactcaaCGGACGTATTTTAAGAACAAAACCGTGAGGgtctgaagcccaaagcggataCTATTTattgggctgtttataacactAACATCTATTATAACTATAAAGGTTATAAAGACAAAtttacttcatttttcaaaaataattctCCTCACCccccttatttttctttctttcctcttcttcccattttttttaattctttctccCCCTTTCGAGTCTCACAAATCTCTCGTAGTTGTTGCCATCATTGACAACTCTATCGAAATTTACTATACAACCCTTTGACTCGCCGTCAACTCTATCCACTCACTCCAAGAACACATTGGCAAAGTCTACTGATTGCAGTCCTATATGTCAATAGTGTTAGATCTTATACAATACTTTTTTAACACTTAAATTTTAGATTCTTATGCTTAGCACATTCCCTTTACTAAAATGGCCTCCTGTTATTCAAGGGCGGTTGAAGCATTCGAAAGGCCAAGACGATATGCTGTTGAGATTGCTATTTCCAAGAAAACTAGAGAATGAACAACCAAGCTGGATTCCTCATTGCAGATACTCCCAAAAGAAATCCCAATCAATGATGTTGCTGCATCGAATATTACTTTTGTCGGTAGTCTTGTGTTGAGAAGTTCATTAGTTGAACATTTCAGATGAATGGTTTATTTTCTACATCAAATGCACTACAGTCCCAAACTATGACCATAAAAGAATACAAGCTTCTATTTACTATAATACTCCGGCTAAGATGGTTGGAACTGCTGCACTATTAGTGTACTTCAATAAAATACAGTTAATCTTATACTATGGAGGAGAACAAATGCAGAAACTGATTTGAATTAGTGTATTTAAGTGTAAGTTTGCTTATTCCATTTGCTATAGTTAGagttttttgtttcttcttgtgTGGCAGTGAAAATGTGTTGATGGTGGTGGTAAAGATGAGGCAGTGggtgagaagaagaagaaatatgaaagggaaaaataataaaaaatgaaaaaaactgaaaattaatatatattataaatataatttatatttaaaattagtgtaaagtatcttttaataaaaaaatacaaattgatatttgatgtttatattaaatattaaggataattttataatttcgcGAAAAATGGCAAAGTATTAATTTAGTGTAAACTCCTATGTCTTACactaacaaaattgataaacaggacttttcaaatttttaatgtataaaatgtcatttcatcaaagtttgggtaaGAATTGGTAGTTTGACATTCAACAAGATCTGTCAAACATCTCGgcaataaaatatcaatacaaAAGATCCAACGGACGCTCAAACTCACGaccaaaacaaattaaaatgatgCAACAAGCAACCTCCCAACTAACTCATCTTCTTGAACAAAACCAACAACCAGCAACCCCGAAGAAACTACACCTCCTTCCTCTCgtcttcctcatcttctttgAGGTCGCCGGCGGCCCCTATGGCGAGGAGCAAGCGGTGGGGGCTGCCGGTCCCCTCTTCGCCATCTTGggtttccttattttccccttcATTTGGAGCATGCCTGAGGCCCTTGTAACTGCTGAACTTGCCACAACTTTCCCTGGAAATGGAGGCTATGTCATTTGGGCTCATCGGGCCTTCGGCCCCTTCTGGGGTTCCCTCATGGGGTCCTGGAAATTCCTCAGCGGGGTCATCAACTTGGCCTCGTATCCAGTTCTTTGCATAGACTATCTCAAGTTAGTTATTCCGGTTATTTCTTCAGGATTTCCTCATTATTTTGCAGTCTTTTTATCTACTTGtgttttatcttttgttaaTTACACAGGCTTGGCAATAGTGGGTTACACTGCTGTGACTCTAGGAGTTCTTTCACTTTTACCATTTGTTATTTTAACCATTGTTGCAATTCCCAAAATTGAGCCTTCAAGATGGATCAGTTTAGGCCAAAAGGGGGTTAAAAAAGATTGGAGATTGTTCTTCAATACCCTTTTTTGGAACTTGAATTTCTGGGACAATGCTAGTACTTTAGCCGGTGAAGTTGAGCACCCACAAAGCACTTTCCCAAAAGCGCTTTTCTCAGCTGGGTTGCTTACCTGTTTGGCCTATTTGATACCTCTGCTTGCAGCCACTGGCGCCATACCTTTAAACCAAGAAAATTGGGTTGATGGGTATTTTGCCGATGTGGCAGAAATCATTTCAGGaaaatggttaaaattttttgtcgaAATAGGGGCTTGTTTGTCAATTATTGGGCTTTATGAAGCTCAATTAAGTAGTTGTGCATACCAAATTCTAGGCATGGCAAATTTAGGGATTTTGCCACAAGTTTTTGAGGTTAGATCAACACATTTTGGGACACCATGGCCTGGAATTTTGCTTTCAACATTGATAGCTCTTGCAGTGTCTTACCTGAACTTTTCAAACATAATTTCATGCGTAAATTTCTTGTATAGTTTAGGCATGTTGCTAGAATTTGCATCATTTTTATGGCTTAGGAGGAAATTGCCTGAAATTGAGAGGCCATTTAGAGTACCACTGGGGCCGCCTGGCTTGATTGTTCTGTGCATTGTTCCATCTGGGTTTTTGGTTTACGTTATGGTTGTGGCTACTAAAACTGTGTATTTGGTGAGTGCATTGCTCACCGTTTTTGGGGTTCTTTGGTACTTCTCCATGAAGCTCTGTAAATCAAGAATGTGGCTTGCATTCAAGAATGTTGAGGAAAAATTGGCTGATGAGTTCGATTAGCTCAATTAAGATCAGTATGAATATTTGAAGTGGGTCGGGTCAACCGAACCGGACATTATCCACAATTGGTCATACCAGCCCATTATGTTTGGGTTCTATGGAGTTGTTAATGTTAGGCCCAATGTGATGGCCCATATTGCAGAAGCAAATGAATCTTTAAAagccataaatttaattgtatttCTTCAACATCCTCCTATTTCCTCTTCAAATTCTacctataatattttaaatttccgATCAATAGAATTTCCATGACAAATTGagaaataagaaacaaaatatatttcattcaaCATATATATCAACAGCCAATGGTTAAGACagaaatttagggtttttttttttttgggggggttGAAAATGGAGTGGATTAAATGTCCATTTTAGTACCTTGAAGTTTATAAATATTCtatatttgaaaacttataattaaggcttaaaagaatattttagtgGAACTACGTAACACTGCCCACATTACAGGAGAATCAGAACGATATAATGGAAACTTGAGgaatgaaaaatgagaaaaaaaaaaaaaagaattgaacaaTTTCACatttagttataaatttaaCTCAGATTTATTGCATGGTAATCTTACCCATAAAtgttaaagaaagaaataattgtggTGTGTTgagaaataataagaataattaagaaaagcacaaaaagaagaaagaatagatAAATGGCAAAAAGAAGTTTGAGCACAGAAAAATGAATTGTATGAAGAAGGAAAGCATGTAATTCAACTTGAAAATTTATTGAATGGTTCAATCTTTCTCTTCTCCCAACGGTGCTCGGTTATGTCCTTGTTATAAgatcatttttacttttaaagcaTGTTAAAAACGTGTTCCAAGCGAGATTTTTGgtattaatataatttcataatCGAGCAGTTTGGAGAGATCACCTGACATCGTCGTCACAGACGGTGCTACTTTTCACAGACGGTATCACATCTCATAGATAATACACCTGTTGGTGTTACAATCTCCTAGTCAAGGGGTTTGAGGAGAATGCTTGACATCATCTTCACGGAGGGTAACACAATTCATATCATAATGTTTTAGTGGAGGGGCTTTGAGAGAATATCTTATGTCACTTTCATAGTTAGTGTCACTATCGATGTTgtctcaatttatatataatagattacttaaaatgGAAATATATTATCTACTTTAACTTTTGTAGGATTTACGACTTAATCCTTAAAAGACATCTTgtaagagagaagaagaaaataagtttatattaatttaaaaacctaaagttCTATTAAGTGTGGGATTTTTCACATCAACaatatgtgtacccactttgggagGCATTTGATTTCTGGCACTCGTCAGCATTGATGAATTCTCTCAATGCACAAAAGCCTATATATAGAACTCAATGCAACTtgaattaaatagaaaatttcCCAAAATTTGTGAGCATGTATTTGGGGAAAATTCTGTGTAGATGAATCAAAATGCAAAGGAGATGGCTGGAAAGGTACCTGAAACAGCACAAGATATCTCTGAGAAGGCAAAACAAACAGTGCGCAGAGCATGGTGATCAG belongs to Mangifera indica cultivar Alphonso chromosome 2, CATAS_Mindica_2.1, whole genome shotgun sequence and includes:
- the LOC123200152 gene encoding probable polyamine transporter At3g13620 is translated as MMQQATSQLTHLLEQNQQPATPKKLHLLPLVFLIFFEVAGGPYGEEQAVGAAGPLFAILGFLIFPFIWSMPEALVTAELATTFPGNGGYVIWAHRAFGPFWGSLMGSWKFLSGVINLASYPVLCIDYLKLVIPVISSGFPHYFAVFLSTCVLSFVNYTGLAIVGYTAVTLGVLSLLPFVILTIVAIPKIEPSRWISLGQKGVKKDWRLFFNTLFWNLNFWDNASTLAGEVEHPQSTFPKALFSAGLLTCLAYLIPLLAATGAIPLNQENWVDGYFADVAEIISGKWLKFFVEIGACLSIIGLYEAQLSSCAYQILGMANLGILPQVFEVRSTHFGTPWPGILLSTLIALAVSYLNFSNIISCVNFLYSLGMLLEFASFLWLRRKLPEIERPFRVPLGPPGLIVLCIVPSGFLVYVMVVATKTVYLVSALLTVFGVLWYFSMKLCKSRMWLAFKNVEEKLADEFD